One segment of Leptodactylus fuscus isolate aLepFus1 chromosome 7, aLepFus1.hap2, whole genome shotgun sequence DNA contains the following:
- the LOC142214642 gene encoding SLAM family member 8-like has protein sequence MARPGISVRILEVLDDREESQEPKRFRSVPVSRSRTSVTMWTGRSLLTLTLVLQTGTICTMEKVTQIIGKRGGAVHLSVMAPPEFITRDVFWRHLSPTDHLVASFSRGSFDTTYQSCFYGRVQLFDNFTLVIRNLELKDTGIFTCQMVDTRGHMRLHQFHLTVYEVVVKPDVHVYTYKGTEDCSVFLACNTSMGSNVTYHWIVTDTGESHQPNRTYTLHDDSRLLKVLLTPDDQEVSFTCIVTNLVSQEKTNMVPWTHCFVKQGKPRTGFSNGKIILVIGIFLAITFMVMMFSVFLLTRVSGKKIPSYPRAIPILSIQCPYRGKYNIKTRQEKTDGKRQHNEEAAGGGEGNLRAQDSIERLLQRETSV, from the exons ATGGCCCGTCCA GGGATTTCTGTGAGAATATTGGAAGTTTTGGATGATCGAGAAGAGAGTCAAGAGCCAAAAAGATTCAGATCTGTTCCGGTCAGCAGAAGCCGCACATCTGTTACCATGTGGACGGGCCGCTCACTGCTGACACTCACTTTGGTTCTGCAAACAG GAACCATTTGCACAATGGAAAAAGTTACCCAGATCATAGGAAAGAGAGGAGGAGCTGTACATCTGTCAGTCATGGCGCCGCCTGAATTTATTACCAGAGATGTATTTTGGAGACACTTGTCACCAACAGATCACTTGGTGGCTTCCTTTTCCCGAGGATCATTCGATACAACGTATCAGTCTTGTTTCTACGGGAGAGTCCAGCTTTTTGACAATTTTACTTTGGTTATCCGAAATCTAGAACTGAAGGATACTGGGATATTCACTTGTCAGATGGTGGACACCAGAGGTCACATGAGGCTTCATCAGTTCCACCTAACGGTCTACG AAGTGGTGGTGAAGCCAGACGTCCATGTGTATACTTACAAGGGAACTGAAGATTGTTCTGTGTTTTTGGCCTGCAATACATCTATGGGAAGCAATGTGACATACCACTGGATAGTGACAGACACTGGAGAGAGTCATCAGCCAAACAGAACCTACACGTTACATGATGACAGCCGCCTGCTGAAGGTCCTCCTTACTCCAGATGATCAAGAGGTTTCCTTCACATGTATAGTAACTAACCTGGTCAGCCAAGAGAAAACTAACATGGTGCCGTGGACTCATTGCTTCGTAAAACAGGGTAAGCCAA GAACTGGTTTCTCCAATGGTAAAATCATCTTGGTTATTGGGATCTTTCTTGCCATCACGTTCATGGTCATGATGTTCTCAGTCTTCTTGTTGACCAGAGTCTCAGGTAAGAAAATCCCTAGCTATCCTAGAGCCATACCAATTCTCTCTATACAGTGTCCTTATAGGG GTAAATATAACATTAAGACAAGGCAAGAAAAGACTGATGGAAAGAGACAACACAATGAGGAGGCcgcagggggaggagaaggaaaTCTGAGAGCCCAGGATAGTATCGAGAGACTGCTACAGAGAGAGACGTccgtgtag
- the LOC142214347 gene encoding NACHT, LRR and PYD domains-containing protein 12-like codes for MEKRCSRVVSDDDLQLFHQTISQYEMSTLRILYQYFWDDLKHIVEIVDTQNLLSELKSRNFPMRTEYLLMEKNLGASVFSECLIQDVMDEGREAVLAFWESLFVLQNTYQHPNLIGVLAEFSQTGSTLVSLIILDKEGHELHRLKGIHDRHKKHLLEMTKNFEEHNAPRLVQPRQSCSISSCYLDLIVVSTQQLRNRSQHEIKETGGRHEEYLRKAHTPLERVSPNRLFRWCHRSGGIPNAVMVSGVPGVGKTTLMQKFVYDWVNEKHYQRFSFIFLFKFRELNRHGEVSLVEMILDQYPYLESELDSILQDPKKLLFIFDGLDESIHNIDFESRKLCSNPKERVKLGAIVVSLVRQSLLTGSSILLTSRPTKLASVDISVFQRVSEIMGFFPREREMYFKQFFHDEELSTKAFHYVRENDILYTFCYIPSFCWIVCKVLSMCFRASSVTDEQQNVFRPKTVTQLFVSYVANILANHCMDSDCPKTLMTSLGKMAQYGIMNHILTFDNKDFETFHVDIQSKILSSFIIDTNDSKSHTTTCSFLHLTIQEFFSALHHYINFSEAEMQSSLQRARSFEDGRGEMFIRFLCGLSDGTTTSLLKPYLCGKTSPSEKVIRWLCQEMAAKWRPETETYEKINLLTFLFESRNKCLVYDTVGPRGHLDFSEFHLTPVDCTILAFTLESCRETDYLNLDRCFIQGEGLARLALVLHTVQELRLSNNDLKDSDMPLIYSFLTHNTSRVQKLSLRNNSLTGASCSSLACTLSINQSLTEPDLSRNNLAGPDFHDLITTLSVPTCKISHLSLQQIKLTDTHASVLHSLSQNPNLTHLDLSKNFLTDTSAKHIQDLILSLPNLEEIRIDVNGFSNEKEGFLKQLEKIKTGLSIIV; via the exons ATGGAGAAAAGATGCTCAAGAGTCGTCAGCGATG ATGACCTTCAGCTGTTCCACCAGACAATATCTCAGTATGAAATGTCCACCTTGAGGATTCTCTATCAATATTTCTGGGATGACCTGAAACACATAGTGGAGATTGTGGACACTCAGAACCTCCTCAGCGAGCTGAAGTCCCGGAATTTTCCAATGCGGACG GAATACCTCTTAATGGAGAAAAACTTAGGAGCCTCTGTATTTTCTGAATGTCTAATACAAGATGTTATGGACGAGGGAAGAGAAGCTGTCCTGGCATTCTGGGAAAGTCTCTTTGTCCTACAGAATACTTATCAGCATCCCAATCTGATTGGAGTATTGGCAGAATTTAGCCAAACAG GTTCTACATTAGTGTCGCTGATCATTCTGGATAAAGAAGGCCACGAGCTACATCGTCTAAAGG gaaTTCATGATCGTCACAAGAAACATTTACTGGAAATGACCAAAAATTTTGAGGAACACAATGCCCCGAGACTTGTGCAACCGAGACAAAGCTGTAGCATTTCTTCTTGCTACTTGGATCTGATTGTTGTCTCTACTCAGCAGCTAAGGAATCGTTCTCAACACGAAATCAAAGAAACAGGGGGAAGACATGAGGAATATTTGAGAAAGGCCCATACTCCTTTGGAACGTGTCTCACCCAATAGGCTTTTTCGCTGGTGCCACAGATCTGGTGGCATACCAAATGCAGTCATGGTAAGCGGTGTGCCAGGAGTTGGGAAGACCACACTAATGCAAAAATTTGTCTATGACTGGGTGAATGAAAAACATTATCAGAGATTTTCTTTTATATTCCTCTTTAAATTCCGGGAACTAAACAGACATGGTGAGGTCAGTTTGGTTGAGATGATCCTTGACCAATATCCTTATCTAGAGAGTGAACTTGATAGCATTTTACAGGATCCCAAAAAATTGCTCTTCATTTTCGATGGTCTGGATGAAAGTATTCACAACATTGATTTTGAATCACGCAAGCTATGCTCTAACCCCAAAGAGCGAGTCAAACTTGGTGCAATTGTGGTTAGCTTGGTGAGACAAAGTCTTCTCACGGGGTCTTCGATACTGTTGACCAGTCGACCAACCAAGTTGGCTTCTGTTGACATTAGTGTTTTCCAAAGGGTTTCTGAGATCATGGGATTCTTCCCCAGAGAAAGGGAGATGTACTTTAAACAATTTTTCCATGATGAGGAATTGTCCACCAAGGCTTTTCACTACGTGAGAGAAAACGACATATTGTACACGTTCTGTTACATCCCATCTTTTTGCTGGATCGTCTGTAAAGTATTGTCCATGTGCTTTAGGGCCTCATCGGTGACCGATGAACAACAGAATGTATTTCGACCCAAAACAGTGACGCAACTCTTTGTGTCTTATGTGGCCAACATTCTCGCTAATCATTGCATGGACTCTGACTGTCCCAAGACGCTCATGACTTCCTTGGGGAAAATGGCGCAGTATGGAATAATGAATCACATTCTTACTTTTGACAATAAAGATTTTGAGACCTTTCATGTGGACATCCAATCAAAAATACTATCCAGTTTTATAATAGATACCAATGACAGTAAGAGTCATACCACAACCTGCTCCTTCCTACATCTCACCATTCAGGAGTTCTTCTCGGCGTTACATCACTATATAAACTTTTCTGAGGCTGAAATGCAATCGTCACTTCAAAGAGCCAGATCCTTCGAGGATGGTCGTGGAGAAATGTTCATCCGATTCCTCTGTGGCCTATCTGATGGTACCACTACGTCCCTTCTGAAGCCTTACCTATGTGGTAAAACCTCCCCCTCCGAGAAGGTCATTCGTTGGCTGTGCCAGGAAATGGCAGCAAAATGGAGGCCAGAAACAGAGACTTATGAGAAAATCAATTTGCTGACATTTCTTTTTGAGTCCCGCAATAAATGTCTCGTTTATGATACAGTAGGGCCTCGAGGACATCTGGACTTTTCTGAATTCCATCTTACACCAGTGGACTGCACCATATTGGCCTTTACCCTTGAATCGTGTAGAGAAACAGACTACCTTAATCTAGATAGGTGTTTTATTCAAGGTGAAGGGTTGGCAAGGCTCGCTTTAGTTTTACACACTGTCCAAGAACTAAG GCTTTCGAATAATGACCTGAAAGACAGCGACATGCCATTGATTTACAGCTTCCTAACTCACAACACCTCCAGGGTGCAAAAGCTTAG TTTGAGGAATAATTCCTTAACCGGGGCATCATGTTCTTCCTTGGCGTGTACATTAAGTATAAACCAGAGCCTCACAGAACCGGATCTGTCCAGGAACAATCTGGCCGGTCCAGATTTCCATGACCTGATAACAACTCTTTCTGTTCCAACCTGCAAAATATCACATTTGTC TCTCCAACAGATAAAACTGACGGATACACATGCTTCAGTTCTACACTCGCTGAGCCAAAACCCAAACCTCACCCATCTTGATCTGAGCAAGAATTTCCTCACTGATACTAGTGCTAAACATATTCAAGATCTTATACTGAGTTTACCAAATCTGGAAGAAATAAG GATTGATGTAAATGGATTTTCCAATGAAAAAGAAGGATTTTTAAAACAACTTGAAAAAATCAAGACTGGTTTATCTATTATTGTTTAG